The genomic window CGATTGCCACCTTCAAATTCTGCCCGTCCAGCACTATATGAGCTGCTATCTAAATTCGTTTCGATTCCGTCAGTTGAACGATTGGTACCGATATTTCCTCGAGAAGATCCACCGATAAATCGCTCGCCATTTCCATACCAGCGACCATAACCAGAAATGTTGTTCGTTACTTTTCCACCAATGTCCCCATAGATGACACCGCCATAATAAGTACTTAGTTGAAAGGCTGTCCCACTATTTTTGATAGCAATATTCGTGGATACATTTCCAGTAACATTCGCTGTATTCGTTGTACTTGTTCCATTTCCACCACCGTATAGATTCGTGATCCGTCCGCCAGCATTATTGATCACAGTAGAGACGTTACCATCAACGGTCCCGATGTTCGCTCCCCCAGCCAGTGTAGCGATACCACTGTTCGTGTTGTTGATGATGATGCTCGTGTTTCCTTTCAGCGTTCCACCATTTTGGTTTCCACCAAAGATATTCCACGTACCTGAACCTGTCGTATTGACCGTAATGACCGGATTTCCTACGACATCCCCTGAGTTTGCTCCACCATAAATTGAAATACCGTTACCGACTGATCCGCCGTTTAGATTCAAGCTATGCCCGTTCATATAGAAGTAAGTGCCGGTATAATTGATATTTCGTAAAGTGATTGTTGAACCAAAGTAAGCATTCGCAGTAAAAGCAAGTGTTTTTGCGCCAGATGGCACGGTTAAATCTTGTGTGATCGGATCGTCTGAATGTCCAGTGATCACTAAGTTGTTCACTTTATCTTTTAATGAAGCAAATGTAGCATTTGTTGCATCAACTGTACTTGGAATCGTGTTCGCAACTGTACCAGCTGTTAAAGTGACGTTTGCCCCGACATACATGACATAATCTTGCATATTGCCTGCCTGATACAAATCATTTAACGCCGTTTTCACTCCAGCATCTGATGCTGCATAGGTTTGGTACGGCTGAGTAGCATCTGTCGGACTTGGTACAACGAGTACTTTTGTCTTATCTGCTGTTGCAATCGTATCTTTGATTGAAGCATCTGTACTTGTCAATGCACGGATTGCTTGCTGTTTGAATATCGCTTTTAGTTGGAGATCCTTCGTCACCGTTACTTGGCTAAGTTCTTCATTTGTGTAAAGCTTGCCATCCATTTCCCAACCACTGAATGATTGTTCTGCTGACAAACTTGGTATATCACTACTTGAAATTTTTTCGTTTTCCTTAACTGTCAGTTCTTTGACTTCATCACCTGATTCGAATAAATGATTGCTGTCTGTTGTGAATGTTAAAGTAAAACTTTTTTCTTCAGTCGTAGATTCTTGTGTCTGTTCCTCTGAAGAAGGTGACGTCTCTGACTGTTTCACCTCCTCTTTTACTGTTTCTGTTGTCTGTGTGACTGTCTCTTCACTTTGCATAGTCGAATCAACTGACTCATCTGTTTGAGTTGTGGGTGATTGAGTAAGTTGAGTATTTTCAGTATCCACTGCCTGTACGACTGCCGGCAATGGAGAAGTTACCCCTGCAAAGAGAAGCATTGCGGCAACACACATAACAATATTTTTTTTCATTTTATCTTCCCTTCTGCTTCACACAACAAGATCAACTTGTTGATAATTATTATTGCTTGCTTGATTCTTTTTGTATTGTATACTGTTGGATCTGGTTATTTTTAAAAAAAATTTCTCTGTTTCAGAAAAACGATTAATTTTTCTTTGAGCATATTATTTGACTTTTAAAAATAACAAGTGATTTTCAAAAGGGTAAAAAAATATAAAAAAAGCTGATATATCAATATTTACCGAATATGGTGAATATGCTATATTTTTAATTTCCTTCTTATTTAATTTATATTCATGAAAACAAAATGATAGTTTCATGAATAATGAAGGATTAATTTACAAATGAATTTTTTAACCACAGATTTTTTTGATAAGTTTCTGTTGTTTTTTTATTCAATTTCAGCATTGTTATGTTACTCTTTTTTATCAATAATTTAAAAATAACCATGATACCTCTTCTAAGAATCTAGAGATTCACTCAAATAAACATAAGGAGACAGCCAAATCACTTTCAGCATTTTTCTTCGGTTGATTGCTATTTTTCTAAAAATCATCCATCAGCCCCTATCTTTAAACACAATACACCATTTCAGAAACAAGGATTTCAGAAATAAGCCATCATTCATAAAAATTTGTAACACACAATTTTTCATGAATGATAGCTTATTCCGTTTGGATACTTCAACGTCAAGCTCATATGCTCAACCTTTAATCTCTGACGTTCTTTACTCAAATATTTGTAAATACCTTTTCACCCACATGTTGCAGAACGTTTCTCTGCTATCTAAACAAACAGACGTAATCAGTAAAACCTATTAAAACTATTTGTGTCCGTATCCCCAAATACATTCACTAATAGCATCTATTCTAATCGATACACCATTCCCGCCTTTGCCGAATAACCGATTTCAAGCGTACTCTTGCTATTGTATCTTCCAAGAGCATTTCCCCAATGGATTTCTTCGTTTTATCCGCCCTTCACCTCCTTGTCCCGTTGCGAGTAGAGACATGAGACAAATGATCTATGTAATACAATGGTTGATCTAGTTGCTGATATCAATGGTTTATGGTTATCTAGCGTTTTTTTAAATTAAGCAATTTGATCATTCATCGCATAATAGATTGTTTATCCAACTTAGCAATAGCTGGCAACGGGTAATAATTGATTGTGTTTATACAATCGCTCAAACATATTGTATAACGCATGTTTCCATTATATTTAAATATAATTTATCAATTTTTTTAAAAATCATTTAAATATAACTATTGAAAACGCTTGACTTTTATAATAAGGCGGATAAAAAAATAGATTAGGCATCTAAAATGCCTAATCTATCAGCTTTTTATTTTGAAGTTATCCTATCACATTCCACGAAACTCTCTATATAATAAGTGAGATAATCTAAATGAGAATCGTCTTTTTACTAGAAATACATCTAAAAAATTCTCTTTTTTTGGACAAAAGCATAGAATATGCTTTTTTATAGTAATTCGCCAAATTTATTGATATAGATTTTTTTGATGAATGTAACTAATCCTAAGTAAGCGATGACGGTCACGATCAACCAAATCCAATAGTTTGCTGGTAATGGTAGTAAACCTAGTCCTTGACCAAAATTAGTAAACGGTAAAACAGAACCGACTAGAATACCTAGTGTGGTGATTGAAAACATGATAAAAGTAGCATTACTTTGTAAGAATGGCACTTTAGGTGTACGTAACGCATGCAATACAAGGGTTTGAGTCCATAAAGACTCAACGAACCAGCCCGCATGGAACAATGCGATAAATAGGACTTGTTGTGAACCTGTCAATGTATGGTAACTGCCACCAACGACCGCTGGACAAATCACAAAGTACATCAATAGATACGTCGTGATGTCAAAAATAGAACTCGTCGGTCCAAAGTATACCATGAATTTTCCAATACTTGATGCTTCCCATTTTTTAGGTTCATGCAAATACTCTTTGTCCATTCTATCCCACGGTAATGAGATACAAGAAACATCATATATCAAATTCAAAAATAGGATTTGTAGTGGGAGCATAGGTAAAAATGGAAGGAATGTGCTCGCAACTAAGACAGAAAACATATTTCCAAAATTTGAACTAGCTGTCGCTTTGATATATTTCATAATATTACCAAACGTTTCTCTACCAGACAGTAACCCTTTTTCTAAGATCATCAAATCTTTTTCTAACAAGATGACATCCGCTGATTCTTTGGCAATATCTACTGCTGTGTCTACTGAAATTCCAATATCCGCAACTTTCATCGCTGGCGCATCATTGATACCATCTCCTAAGAAACCTACTGTATGCCCATTATTACGCAACGCTGTCGTTAACCGAGCTTTTTGTTGAGGATTCAATTTAACAAAGACATCATGCGCTTCAGCTACTTTTCCTAATTGCTTGTCAGACATCTCAGCAATTTTCTCACCAGTGATCAATTCATTGATTTGCAAGCCTACTTGACGACAAACAGAGCGGGTGACTAATTCGTTATCACCTGTTAGTACTTTGACAGCAACGCCATGATCTTTCAACGCTTTCAACGCTTGCTTAGTTGTTTCTTTTGGCGGATCTAGGAAAGCAAGATAGCCAATCAAGACCATCTCTGATTCGTCTTTCACTGAAAATTCCCCAACTACACTTGGATTCGTTTTTTGTGCAACACCGATGACACGTAAGCCATCTTCATTTAAATCTCTAACTTTTGCCAAAACTGTTTCTCTTTGTTCTGTGGTCAATGGTTTGACTTCACCACCAAGGTCGATATAAGAAGAGATGCTTAACATTTCTTCGATCGCACCTTTTGTGATCATTTGGGTTTTTCCAGCTGGATCTGCTACCACGACACTCATTCTTCTGCGTTCAAAATCAAAGGGGATCTCATCTACTTTTTGGTAACGGATCTGCTCTGTATCTAACGACTCAACAGCTTCGTCAATAATCGCAACATCTAAAAGGTTTTTTAAGCCCGTTTGATAGTAACTATTCAAATAGGCGTGGCGCAATACGCGCTCATTTTCATTTCCTTCACAATCCATGTGATATTCTAAAATAATCTTGTCTTGCGTCAATGTTCCAGTTTTATCTGTACAAAGTACATCGATCGCACCGAAGTTTTGAATGGCATTCAGATTTTTGATGACTGTTCCTTTTTTCGCCATCGCACTAGCACCTTTCACAAGGTTTGTCGTAACGATCATCGGCAACATTTCTGGTGTTAAGCCAACAGCGACTGACAAACCAAACAAGAATGCTTCTAACCAATCTCCTTTTGTAAAACCATTGATCACAATGACAGTTGGTGCCATCAACGCCATAAATTTGATCAACAACATCGATGTTTTTTGGATACCTAGTTCAAAGCTTGTTTTCACAGGTTTTTGTGATAAGTTTTGCGCCACATGACCAAACATCGTATCGTTTCCAACAGAGATGATAATGCCTTCTGCACTACCACTGATTACATTACTTCCCATAAATGCAATATTTTCATAACTTGTTTCACTTTGTGTTCTTCCAGAGCAAACAGTTGCATGCTTTTCAACCGGATAGCTTTCCCCAGTCAATGCAGCTTGTGAGATAAATAAATCTTTGGCAGAAAGTAACCGCATATCCGCTGGGATCATATCCCCTGCAGATAAACGTACTTGATCCCCACAAACGATTTCTTCCATGGGAATTTCTTTGTATCCACCATCTCGTTTAACTGCCGCTGTTACCTTGACTAATGATTTCAACTTTTCAGCAGCTTGGTTTGAACGGACGGATTGGATCAAAGTCATCGTGCCGCTGACTAGCACCATCGCGAAAATGATGATCACACCAAACAAATCTTTATCTGCTGGAGCGGCTAATACATACTCGGTGATATAAGAAATAATTCCTAATGCAATCAATACTAACGTAAAAGGGGTGATAAACGCTTTGATCGCTTCTACAATAAAAGGCGTTTTCTTTCCATATGAAATACTATTATTTCCATAAGTTTCTCTTAGACTTTCGACTTGTTCTGTAGACAAGCCTTTTTGTGTTGTATGAAATAAGTCGAATAACTGTTGCTTGTTTTTACTAGCAAAGCCAGCATAGACTTTTCTTGTTTCTTTCTTTTTTTCCATCTTGTGATTCTCCTTTGATCTTTAGGTTGTGAGAAAGCCGTTCAGTTCCAAGTATTAAGGCAGGAATTGAGAAAAATAGCTGCTCGCATTTTTTCACTTTTTGACTTGATATTGAAAGAACTGACTTCCAAACACCGTTTATTTGGTTTTAAGAGACAAACAAGACTGATGCCCCTGAACCATTTTTACTTAATCAACGGAGACAGAGTGTTTCAAAGGCGCTGAGAACAGATAGATAATAGTCTCAACAGACCAACGCTTTGTCTCCTTGTACTCCTGACTGTCATCCATTTGTTCTCATCTCCTTTCGTTTACTAACTTTACTTCCTTGTCTGATTACTTGATACTTCAACTTCCCAACTAGATCACCCTCAAACACTTCTTTATTTGAAAAACTGGTCGGTGACAAACAAAAAACCTTTCGCCAAAACTCAGCGAAAGGTCAAAAAAGTGCACAAAAAAAAGCGTGGTCGATCTACTCGTTGAGTTTTGGCACTATACAACGTAAAAAGCAAAAGAGCTTTTAGCTACCTTATGAAAAGCCTTATCTCGACAATTCCTGTTCTACCCATTGGCGTCTCTCGACATTTTTGGGCAGTAGCCTATGTTTGTATAGGAGCCTCACCTAACAAATCTTATTCAGTTTTTCCTCACCTAATGTAACAACTATTTGACGGAATGTCAAACACATTTTCAAAAAAATAAATGAAAGTATAAGGGATTCGTTTGTCATGCTTTCTTTCTCTAGGTATAATGAGCATATCACAACAGTTAGGAGTGAAGGATATGGAACGTACACTTGTTATTATCAAACCTGATGGGGTAAGACGTCATCTGGTCGGTCGAATCATCCAGCGATTTGAAGAAAAAGGATTCGCCATAGCTGAAATGAAATTCGCTACGATGACTGAAAAACTAGCGAAAGAACACTATCAACATCTCTCTGGTCGAAGCTTTTTCGAGGACTTGATCGACTACATGACTTCTGGACCAGTCGTTTTTCTGGTATT from Enterococcus sp. DIV1094 includes these protein-coding regions:
- the mgtA gene encoding magnesium-translocating P-type ATPase, with product MEKKKETRKVYAGFASKNKQQLFDLFHTTQKGLSTEQVESLRETYGNNSISYGKKTPFIVEAIKAFITPFTLVLIALGIISYITEYVLAAPADKDLFGVIIIFAMVLVSGTMTLIQSVRSNQAAEKLKSLVKVTAAVKRDGGYKEIPMEEIVCGDQVRLSAGDMIPADMRLLSAKDLFISQAALTGESYPVEKHATVCSGRTQSETSYENIAFMGSNVISGSAEGIIISVGNDTMFGHVAQNLSQKPVKTSFELGIQKTSMLLIKFMALMAPTVIVINGFTKGDWLEAFLFGLSVAVGLTPEMLPMIVTTNLVKGASAMAKKGTVIKNLNAIQNFGAIDVLCTDKTGTLTQDKIILEYHMDCEGNENERVLRHAYLNSYYQTGLKNLLDVAIIDEAVESLDTEQIRYQKVDEIPFDFERRRMSVVVADPAGKTQMITKGAIEEMLSISSYIDLGGEVKPLTTEQRETVLAKVRDLNEDGLRVIGVAQKTNPSVVGEFSVKDESEMVLIGYLAFLDPPKETTKQALKALKDHGVAVKVLTGDNELVTRSVCRQVGLQINELITGEKIAEMSDKQLGKVAEAHDVFVKLNPQQKARLTTALRNNGHTVGFLGDGINDAPAMKVADIGISVDTAVDIAKESADVILLEKDLMILEKGLLSGRETFGNIMKYIKATASSNFGNMFSVLVASTFLPFLPMLPLQILFLNLIYDVSCISLPWDRMDKEYLHEPKKWEASSIGKFMVYFGPTSSIFDITTYLLMYFVICPAVVGGSYHTLTGSQQVLFIALFHAGWFVESLWTQTLVLHALRTPKVPFLQSNATFIMFSITTLGILVGSVLPFTNFGQGLGLLPLPANYWIWLIVTVIAYLGLVTFIKKIYINKFGELL
- the ndk gene encoding nucleoside-diphosphate kinase, which translates into the protein MERTLVIIKPDGVRRHLVGRIIQRFEEKGFAIAEMKFATMTEKLAKEHYQHLSGRSFFEDLIDYMTSGPVVFLVLTGEDVIDLVRKMVGATKAADAVPGTIRGDFALPGTENIIHASDSRDAANTEITRFFPPFDTKKVEEPKK